A stretch of DNA from Cytophagia bacterium CHB2:
TTAAGCGCTGATCATGAAACACCACCCAGTCGTGTGAGCCGCACAAGCGCACGTCGAACTCAATGCCGTCCGCGCCGTGCGCGAGCGCCGCTTCGAAGGCGGCCAGGGTATTCTCCGGCGCGTGGCTGCGCGCCCCGCGATGCGCAATATTCAGCGGTCGCGCTTCACGCAAGCGTTGCAGAAATAAATTTTTCATATTTTGACAAAGATAACATGAATCGGCGAAAATTCAATCAGAGCTTTCAAAAGCTGTTAGCGTCGTGTCGCGA
This window harbors:
- a CDS encoding glycerophosphodiester phosphodiesterase — encoded protein: MKNLFLQRLREARPLNIAHRGARSHAPENTLAAFEAALAHGADGIEFDVRLCGSHDWVVFHDQRL